In Streptomyces sp. NBC_00878, a single window of DNA contains:
- a CDS encoding NAD(P)/FAD-dependent oxidoreductase, with protein sequence MPDRRSAGGRSVVIIGGGMTGMLAASVLADHADVTIIERDLLPDAPQPRKGLPQARHAHVLWSGGVKAIEDLLPGIIDDLVDRGARKAHIMTDLVSKAPSGQWFRRFTHSHHTNLLCSRDLLDAVIRARVLEDRRITLRQQTELLSLEGSARRVSGVRIRSAHTDVTLPADLVIDAGGRGSRAPVWLRNLGLPSVAERRVDAGFGYASRIYRAPGTTADSFPIVNVQADPRQNPGKGGIITPIEDGRWLVTLAGTRDGQPSGKNEEFVPFALTLPHPIIGELLADAEPETDVVTTRSTANKRRYYEKAARWPDGFAVLGEAIAGYNPVYGHGLSAAAQSVIALRHTLERQDLRAHGTARSIQKAAARPVDHAWNLAVGQDVFYPGAGDQPPTRLEKTLAAFVDKAVDAGSRNPHALRILLDVMSMEKPPARLLMPDMLALVYLGRKKPLLEAPPLTARERAAATF encoded by the coding sequence ATGCCCGACAGAAGGTCCGCCGGTGGACGCAGCGTCGTCATCATCGGAGGGGGTATGACGGGCATGCTCGCCGCCTCGGTCCTCGCCGACCACGCCGACGTCACGATCATCGAGCGAGACCTTCTCCCGGACGCCCCCCAGCCCCGCAAGGGACTGCCGCAGGCACGGCACGCCCACGTCCTGTGGTCCGGCGGCGTCAAGGCCATCGAGGATCTGCTGCCGGGCATCATCGACGACCTCGTCGACCGCGGTGCCCGGAAGGCACACATCATGACCGACCTGGTGTCCAAAGCCCCGTCGGGCCAGTGGTTCCGGCGCTTCACGCACTCCCACCACACCAACCTCCTGTGCAGCCGAGATCTCCTCGACGCCGTGATACGCGCCAGAGTCCTCGAAGACCGTCGCATCACGCTGCGTCAGCAGACCGAACTGCTATCCCTGGAAGGCAGCGCCCGACGCGTGTCCGGCGTCCGCATTCGCTCGGCACACACCGACGTGACCCTTCCGGCCGACCTCGTCATCGACGCCGGCGGGCGGGGCAGCCGCGCCCCCGTCTGGCTGCGGAACCTCGGGCTCCCCTCGGTGGCCGAGCGCAGGGTCGACGCCGGGTTCGGCTACGCCAGCCGGATCTACCGCGCTCCCGGCACCACCGCCGACAGCTTCCCGATCGTCAACGTCCAGGCCGACCCCCGCCAGAACCCCGGCAAGGGCGGCATCATCACCCCCATCGAGGACGGCCGTTGGCTCGTCACCCTCGCCGGAACCCGTGACGGGCAGCCCAGCGGCAAGAACGAGGAGTTCGTGCCCTTCGCGCTCACCCTGCCGCACCCGATCATCGGCGAGCTCCTCGCCGACGCCGAGCCCGAAACCGACGTCGTCACCACTCGCAGCACTGCCAACAAGCGGCGCTACTACGAGAAGGCCGCACGCTGGCCCGACGGCTTCGCCGTCCTCGGCGAGGCCATCGCCGGCTACAACCCCGTCTACGGTCACGGACTCAGCGCCGCGGCGCAGAGCGTCATCGCCCTGCGCCACACCTTGGAACGGCAGGACCTGCGCGCACACGGCACAGCCCGGAGCATCCAGAAGGCCGCGGCACGCCCGGTCGACCATGCCTGGAACCTGGCCGTGGGCCAGGACGTGTTCTACCCGGGTGCCGGCGACCAGCCCCCCACCCGGCTCGAAAAGACCCTCGCCGCCTTCGTCGACAAAGCCGTCGACGCCGGCTCGCGAAACCCCCACGCCCTCCGCATCCTGCTGGACGTGATGAGCATGGAAAAACCGCCCGCCCGGCTGCTCATGCCCGACATGCTCGCCCTGGTCTACCTCGGCCGGAAGAAACCGCTTCTGGAAGCCCCTCCGCTCACAGCACGTGAGCGCGCGGCTGCCACCTTCTGA
- a CDS encoding MAB_1171c family putative transporter has product MDSSDYYIPTVALLIGLAVKLPGLVRGWRDPLVRSVCLVITLGSAGFFFAAPPTIAAVNKASGIANFSSPLVYSIISAFSASCLLLIVHWRGGPPVYVQRVSRRWQAGYLLVIIALIALFALGDAPLERRTDFDTYYATTPFIGQMIVLYLLAHMTAALVTTALCWSWALQVTGWLRAGLWILVVGWLLNLAFSSLKLAAVAASWTGRDWSALSTTLAPLMSAAAAPCATLGFLLPLVGPWLVSNWRAMTTYRRLGPLWRELGCASPRTSLAGPIPWYASPHIRLTRRETGIQDGLSRVRPWLDDDVRSHAQTAARAAGHTAVEAAHIGRAAMIAAAAALAARRGKPDQSLGLPGRSEINAVRDALDDVSVAAAVLAAHRGELVQSLGLLEQSEISAVRGALDDVSHALRTSPIVAAARKDAAAFRIEDGETSPT; this is encoded by the coding sequence GTGGACTCCTCTGACTACTACATACCGACCGTGGCACTGCTGATCGGCCTGGCCGTGAAGCTGCCCGGACTGGTGCGCGGCTGGCGTGACCCGCTCGTACGATCCGTCTGCCTCGTGATCACCCTCGGCAGCGCCGGTTTCTTCTTCGCCGCCCCGCCCACGATCGCCGCCGTGAACAAGGCCAGCGGAATCGCCAACTTCAGCAGCCCTCTCGTCTACAGCATCATCAGCGCCTTCAGCGCCTCCTGCCTCCTGTTGATCGTCCATTGGCGCGGAGGCCCACCCGTGTACGTGCAGCGCGTCTCGCGACGCTGGCAGGCCGGGTACCTGCTGGTCATCATCGCGCTGATCGCCTTGTTCGCACTGGGGGACGCCCCCCTGGAACGCCGGACCGATTTCGACACCTACTACGCGACAACCCCGTTCATCGGCCAGATGATCGTGCTCTACCTGCTCGCCCACATGACCGCGGCGCTCGTCACCACGGCGCTGTGCTGGAGCTGGGCGCTGCAGGTCACGGGGTGGCTACGCGCCGGCCTGTGGATTCTCGTCGTCGGCTGGCTGCTCAACCTGGCCTTCAGCAGCCTCAAACTGGCGGCGGTGGCCGCGAGTTGGACGGGGAGGGACTGGAGCGCCCTCAGCACGACGCTCGCCCCCCTCATGTCCGCCGCGGCCGCACCCTGCGCCACGCTCGGCTTCCTGCTGCCACTGGTGGGGCCCTGGCTCGTCTCGAACTGGCGGGCCATGACCACCTACCGACGACTCGGCCCCCTGTGGCGCGAACTCGGCTGCGCTTCACCCCGGACATCCCTCGCGGGGCCCATCCCGTGGTACGCGTCGCCCCACATCCGCCTCACCCGGCGGGAGACAGGCATCCAGGACGGACTGAGCCGGGTACGGCCATGGCTGGATGACGATGTCCGCTCTCACGCGCAGACGGCTGCCAGGGCGGCAGGCCACACCGCCGTTGAGGCCGCCCACATCGGCCGGGCGGCGATGATCGCCGCTGCTGCTGCCCTGGCAGCCCGCCGGGGCAAGCCCGACCAGTCCCTCGGCCTTCCCGGGCGGTCCGAGATCAACGCGGTGCGGGACGCCTTGGACGACGTGTCCGTTGCCGCCGCGGTCCTGGCTGCCCACCGCGGCGAGCTCGTCCAGTCCCTCGGCCTTCTGGAGCAGTCCGAGATCAGTGCGGTGAGGGGCGCGCTGGACGACGTGTCACACGCACTGCGTACTTCCCCGATCGTCGCGGCAGCTCGCAAGGACGCTGCCGCCTTCCGAATCGAAGATGGCGAGACGTCCCCGACATGA
- a CDS encoding extracellular solute-binding protein, whose amino-acid sequence MKLRLFAGVSVLVMAAGLSACSSSSDDSGGSSGGSTTIDVWLMRDSVSAQFQKDFVKGFETAHPDIKVKVQIQEWDGIGEKVTAALASSDAPDVIETGNTQVAQFAQSGGLLDLSDKVDELGGKDWLKGLAEPGAYEGKQYGIPYYAANRVVIYRTDLFKEAGIDAAAIKTRDQWIAATKKLNSGGTQGIYLPGQMWYALAGFVWDEGGDLATESGGKWQGTLDTPEAIRGMEFYEKLQAHGKGPKDSDEDSPPQADVMAKGKVAQVISTPGGANVVIENNPELKGKLGFFPIPGKTAGTPGAVFTGGSDLVIPTASGKQDAAYTFIKELTGDTWQKKLAVAMSYVPNKTTLASAVASDPGAAAMAVGAAEGHATPNTPGWAAVEAKNPIKDYMTAVLTGGDAKKQAATASEAITTALNSGS is encoded by the coding sequence GTGAAGCTCCGCTTGTTCGCCGGCGTGTCCGTGCTTGTGATGGCCGCCGGGCTGAGTGCCTGCAGCAGTTCCTCCGACGACTCCGGCGGCAGCTCCGGCGGGAGCACCACCATCGACGTCTGGCTGATGCGCGACAGCGTCTCGGCCCAGTTCCAGAAGGACTTCGTCAAGGGCTTCGAGACCGCTCACCCGGACATCAAGGTCAAGGTGCAGATCCAGGAGTGGGACGGTATCGGCGAGAAGGTCACGGCGGCCCTCGCCAGCAGCGACGCCCCGGACGTGATCGAGACCGGCAACACCCAGGTCGCCCAGTTCGCGCAGAGCGGGGGGCTGCTCGACCTCAGCGACAAGGTCGACGAACTCGGGGGCAAGGACTGGCTCAAGGGCCTCGCCGAGCCGGGCGCCTACGAGGGCAAGCAGTACGGCATCCCGTACTACGCCGCCAACCGCGTGGTCATCTACCGCACCGACCTCTTCAAGGAGGCGGGTATCGACGCGGCGGCCATCAAGACGCGCGACCAGTGGATCGCCGCCACCAAGAAGCTCAACTCGGGTGGCACGCAGGGCATTTATCTGCCCGGTCAGATGTGGTACGCCCTCGCGGGCTTCGTCTGGGACGAGGGCGGCGACCTCGCCACCGAGTCGGGCGGCAAGTGGCAGGGCACCCTCGACACCCCCGAGGCGATCCGCGGCATGGAGTTCTACGAGAAGCTCCAGGCACACGGCAAGGGCCCCAAGGACTCCGACGAGGACAGCCCTCCGCAGGCAGACGTCATGGCCAAGGGGAAGGTCGCCCAGGTCATCTCAACTCCCGGCGGCGCCAACGTCGTCATCGAGAACAACCCCGAACTGAAGGGCAAGCTCGGCTTCTTCCCGATCCCGGGGAAGACCGCCGGGACACCGGGGGCCGTCTTCACCGGCGGTTCCGACCTCGTCATCCCCACCGCCTCCGGCAAGCAGGACGCGGCCTACACCTTCATCAAGGAACTCACCGGCGACACCTGGCAGAAGAAGCTCGCCGTCGCCATGAGCTACGTCCCGAACAAGACCACCCTGGCCTCCGCGGTCGCCTCCGACCCGGGCGCCGCGGCCATGGCGGTCGGCGCCGCCGAAGGCCACGCCACGCCCAACACACCCGGCTGGGCAGCCGTCGAGGCCAAGAACCCGATCAAGGACTACATGACCGCCGTACTCACCGGCGGCGACGCGAAGAAGCAGGCCGCCACGGCGTCCGAGGCCATCACCACCGCGTTGAACTCCGGCTCCTGA
- a CDS encoding MAB_1171c family putative transporter, producing the protein MILLITAVFKLSAMRGSWRDPLMAASTAFLLIGALVCMLAAPPTISVVNGLTGIANFSAPLVYSGMSALSACYLVLMIAWRGGEPEKAGRASRLVVGFYTLVIVGIVTLFSLADVPVERTRDLDTYYASTPYMREMILLYLVSHTLATVILAGMCLSWLREVRDLTRLGLTLIVVGVMFDLSYQIAKYAAIAARWNSRDWDFLSTSLSPPLVAIAGVTVAAGFALPRIGPSMAANLRDWRRHRLLKPLWAEMRDLRTPAAETHWWDPPAVRLAQQEITILDGVLLCSPHLDNDVRKAAYAAVCAQAATPDRGTASQVVVAEAEIVAEAAMLAAAKIRASANPSADSPSNVGLLQCVKQPHLMVGLAWALASSPVVADARQRAAMREVRHD; encoded by the coding sequence GTGATCCTTCTGATCACCGCCGTGTTCAAGCTGTCCGCCATGAGGGGATCGTGGCGTGACCCGCTGATGGCTGCGAGCACCGCGTTCCTGCTCATCGGCGCCCTGGTGTGCATGCTGGCCGCACCGCCCACCATCAGCGTCGTCAACGGCCTCACCGGCATCGCGAACTTCAGCGCCCCGCTGGTCTACTCCGGCATGTCCGCCCTCAGCGCCTGCTATCTCGTGCTGATGATCGCCTGGCGAGGCGGTGAGCCTGAGAAGGCCGGCCGTGCCTCACGTCTGGTCGTGGGCTTCTACACACTGGTGATCGTCGGCATCGTGACCCTCTTCAGCCTGGCCGACGTACCCGTCGAGCGGACCCGGGACCTGGACACGTACTACGCATCCACTCCCTACATGCGCGAAATGATCTTGCTGTACCTGGTGTCCCACACCCTGGCCACCGTCATCCTCGCGGGCATGTGCCTCAGCTGGCTGCGGGAGGTACGCGACCTGACACGCCTGGGCCTGACGCTCATCGTCGTCGGCGTGATGTTCGACCTGTCGTACCAGATCGCCAAGTACGCGGCCATCGCCGCCCGTTGGAACAGCCGCGACTGGGACTTTCTCTCTACGAGCCTGTCGCCTCCACTGGTGGCGATCGCGGGCGTCACCGTTGCGGCCGGCTTCGCGCTGCCCCGCATCGGCCCGTCCATGGCGGCCAACCTGCGCGACTGGAGACGCCACCGGCTCCTCAAGCCCCTGTGGGCAGAAATGCGCGACCTGCGGACACCGGCCGCCGAGACCCACTGGTGGGATCCGCCCGCAGTCCGCCTTGCCCAGCAGGAGATCACGATCCTGGACGGCGTCCTGCTGTGTTCGCCCCACCTCGACAATGACGTCCGCAAGGCCGCCTACGCTGCCGTGTGCGCCCAGGCCGCCACACCGGACCGTGGCACGGCGAGCCAAGTCGTCGTCGCCGAGGCGGAGATCGTGGCCGAGGCGGCCATGCTCGCAGCAGCCAAAATACGGGCCTCGGCCAACCCGAGCGCCGACTCTCCTTCGAACGTGGGCCTGCTGCAGTGCGTCAAGCAGCCACACTTGATGGTGGGCCTGGCCTGGGCCCTCGCGTCTTCGCCGGTCGTCGCCGATGCCCGCCAACGGGCTGCCATGCGGGAAGTACGCCATGACTGA
- a CDS encoding toxin-antitoxin system, toxin component, with the protein MRTGKAKEMRDLIGQLTDRLRLPVPADPDQLFAALLAIVSEMRGREVQLLMEAFPHQTASGLWLDLPEFDLIVVDKRATPLHQLAIFFHEVWHMLKGDCGNHAVGRTVATRMLSTRADLPELPDTVRKVAARTEFKRREEADAERFGLLAVTRFRVWLEGEPDREATDRGQIAGRIGASLGQRRTQA; encoded by the coding sequence GTGCGCACAGGCAAAGCCAAGGAAATGCGGGACCTGATCGGCCAGTTGACCGACAGGCTGCGCCTGCCCGTTCCCGCCGACCCGGACCAGCTGTTCGCGGCGCTGCTCGCGATCGTGAGCGAGATGAGGGGCCGCGAGGTCCAACTCCTCATGGAGGCGTTCCCGCACCAGACCGCCAGCGGACTGTGGCTCGACCTGCCCGAGTTCGACCTCATCGTGGTCGACAAGCGGGCGACCCCGCTCCACCAGCTGGCGATCTTCTTCCATGAGGTCTGGCACATGCTCAAGGGAGACTGCGGCAATCACGCCGTAGGCAGGACGGTGGCCACTCGGATGCTCTCGACCCGAGCCGATCTCCCCGAACTCCCCGACACGGTACGGAAGGTGGCTGCGCGCACCGAGTTCAAGAGACGCGAGGAGGCGGACGCCGAGAGGTTCGGCCTGCTCGCGGTCACTCGGTTCCGCGTTTGGCTGGAGGGAGAACCCGACCGCGAGGCGACAGACCGCGGCCAGATCGCCGGCCGTATCGGGGCCTCACTGGGGCAGCGGCGGACGCAGGCCTGA
- a CDS encoding GntR family transcriptional regulator produces the protein MKDVAPGAVLKRERARDFILDLVESHRPGDAIPSERTLCAELGVSRPTLRAAVDELVAAGLLVREHGRGMFVAPEKITQELVSAQRTMTAPPASGAWSSRLLEFTTFPAGARVGRKLRISPAAEIVYVARLRLVDGAPMAIEHLHIRADLVPTLSAQELEDGDLYEHLREQHGVHVQEAVQAIEPTVVTRAEAELLDVPELSPALLFERLTSDTTGRPVEYVHSIYRGDRYRIVSRLTLDPSATAPSARLGHHPGIPPGDFAHRDTIASSTHGDIQSAP, from the coding sequence ATGAAGGACGTCGCACCAGGTGCGGTGCTCAAGCGGGAGCGGGCTCGCGACTTCATCCTCGACCTCGTCGAGTCGCACCGCCCGGGTGACGCGATCCCCTCCGAGCGCACCCTGTGCGCCGAGCTGGGCGTGTCCCGCCCGACCCTGCGCGCGGCGGTCGACGAACTCGTCGCCGCGGGTCTCCTGGTACGGGAACACGGCCGCGGCATGTTCGTCGCACCCGAGAAGATCACCCAGGAACTCGTCTCCGCCCAGCGGACCATGACGGCGCCGCCGGCCTCCGGGGCCTGGTCGAGCCGCCTGCTGGAGTTCACCACCTTCCCGGCCGGCGCGCGCGTGGGCCGCAAGCTGCGCATCTCACCCGCGGCCGAGATCGTGTACGTGGCACGGCTGCGCCTGGTCGACGGCGCCCCGATGGCCATCGAGCATCTGCACATCAGGGCCGATCTGGTCCCCACCCTGTCCGCCCAGGAACTGGAGGACGGCGACCTGTACGAGCACCTGCGCGAACAGCACGGCGTGCACGTCCAGGAGGCCGTCCAGGCGATCGAGCCGACCGTCGTTACGCGGGCCGAGGCCGAGCTGCTCGACGTGCCCGAGCTGTCCCCGGCGCTGCTCTTCGAGCGGCTCACCTCGGACACCACGGGCCGGCCCGTCGAATACGTCCACTCGATCTACCGCGGCGACCGCTACCGCATCGTCTCCCGGCTCACCCTCGACCCCTCGGCCACGGCGCCGTCGGCCCGGCTCGGACACCACCCCGGCATCCCCCCGGGCGACTTCGCCCACCGCGACACCATCGCGTCGTCCACGCACGGGGACATCCAGTCGGCACCGTGA
- a CDS encoding carbohydrate ABC transporter permease: MSAAVREQTASRPPLGTRPPRRSAGSGPRRPSKDGSRGIWPYVLIAPAVLGTLYLLVYPLVRAVVISLQDFRLRQLILGDARFVGLDNYRTLLSESRFWEVVGRTFVFMAINVVLIMTLSTLVALMIERLGRIGRIAVLSALVLTWAMPVIAATTVFQWLFHSEFGIVNAVLTDLGFSSFDRYPWFAHGPAAFAIIVTLIVWQSVPFAAITLYSALTTVPTELYESARLDGASGPRIFRSITFPIVRPIFMLVFSLEVIWTFKAFVQIWVMTNGGPGDATTILPVYAVQTALSSQRYDLGSAASMVTVVLMSGVLVFYFRQMFRQEDELA; encoded by the coding sequence GTGTCGGCCGCCGTCCGAGAACAGACCGCCTCCCGCCCCCCGCTCGGCACCAGGCCGCCCCGGCGCTCCGCCGGCTCAGGGCCGCGCCGCCCGTCGAAGGACGGCAGCCGCGGGATCTGGCCGTACGTCCTGATCGCGCCCGCCGTCCTCGGCACTCTCTACCTGCTCGTCTATCCCCTGGTCCGCGCCGTGGTGATCTCGCTGCAGGACTTCCGGCTGCGCCAGCTCATCCTGGGCGACGCGCGTTTCGTCGGACTCGACAACTACCGGACGCTGCTGAGCGAGAGCCGCTTCTGGGAGGTCGTGGGCCGCACCTTCGTCTTCATGGCGATCAACGTCGTACTGATCATGACGCTGTCCACGCTGGTGGCGCTGATGATCGAGCGGCTCGGCCGGATCGGCCGGATCGCCGTGCTCAGCGCACTCGTACTGACCTGGGCGATGCCCGTCATCGCGGCGACCACCGTCTTCCAGTGGCTGTTCCACTCGGAGTTCGGCATCGTCAACGCGGTCCTGACCGACCTGGGGTTCTCGTCCTTCGACCGCTACCCCTGGTTCGCGCACGGACCGGCCGCCTTCGCCATCATCGTCACCCTCATCGTGTGGCAGTCCGTGCCGTTCGCGGCGATCACCCTCTACTCGGCGCTCACCACCGTGCCCACCGAGCTGTACGAGTCGGCGCGGCTCGACGGGGCGTCGGGCCCGCGGATCTTCCGCTCCATCACCTTCCCGATCGTCCGGCCGATCTTCATGCTCGTGTTCTCGCTCGAAGTGATCTGGACGTTCAAGGCGTTCGTCCAGATCTGGGTGATGACCAACGGCGGGCCCGGCGACGCGACCACGATCCTGCCCGTGTACGCGGTGCAGACGGCCCTGTCGAGCCAGCGCTACGACCTCGGCTCGGCGGCCTCGATGGTCACCGTCGTGCTGATGTCGGGCGTGCTCGTCTTCTACTTCCGCCAGATGTTCCGCCAGGAGGACGAGCTCGCATGA
- a CDS encoding carbohydrate ABC transporter permease, which produces MSTTRVSTARAGTARPRTARPRIRRLPLNVAAVVTVVVCLFPVYWMVATAFTPTRDIQSDNPRFLPESWTLDHFRTAVGADGFGLFWRNSLLVTLSAVLLALLIALGAAYAVARMRWKGRRQFMLMVFIAQMAPWESLIIPVYIISRDTDMLDRLPTLTLVYFMMTLPFTVIVLRGFIGTIPPELEESAQVDGCTRLGAFRHIAFPLLAPGLMATSLFGYITAWNEFTYANFLIIKQQDNRTLPVWLSSFQNVFGTDWGATMAASTLFAAPALVVFLLLQRHVTSGFAAGAVKG; this is translated from the coding sequence ATGAGCACGACTCGCGTCAGCACAGCTCGCGCCGGCACGGCTCGTCCGCGTACCGCCCGGCCCCGCATCCGCCGTCTGCCCCTGAACGTCGCCGCCGTCGTCACGGTCGTGGTCTGTCTGTTCCCGGTCTACTGGATGGTCGCGACCGCGTTCACCCCCACCCGTGACATCCAGTCCGACAACCCGCGGTTCCTGCCGGAGTCCTGGACGCTCGACCACTTCCGCACCGCGGTCGGTGCCGACGGCTTCGGCCTGTTCTGGCGCAACAGCCTCCTCGTCACGCTGAGCGCCGTGCTGCTCGCCCTCCTCATCGCGCTCGGCGCCGCCTACGCGGTGGCCCGGATGAGGTGGAAGGGGCGCCGGCAGTTCATGCTCATGGTCTTCATCGCCCAGATGGCGCCCTGGGAGTCACTGATCATCCCGGTCTACATCATCTCCCGGGACACCGACATGCTCGACCGGCTGCCGACCCTGACCCTCGTCTACTTCATGATGACGCTGCCCTTCACCGTCATCGTCCTGCGCGGCTTCATCGGCACCATCCCCCCGGAACTGGAGGAGTCCGCCCAGGTCGACGGCTGCACCCGGCTCGGCGCGTTCCGGCACATCGCGTTCCCGCTCCTTGCCCCGGGCCTGATGGCCACCTCGCTGTTCGGCTACATCACCGCCTGGAACGAGTTCACGTACGCCAACTTCCTGATCATCAAGCAGCAGGACAACCGCACCCTGCCCGTGTGGCTGTCCTCCTTCCAGAACGTGTTCGGCACCGACTGGGGCGCCACCATGGCCGCCTCGACGCTCTTCGCCGCCCCTGCGCTCGTGGTGTTCCTCCTGCTCCAGCGCCACGTCACCTCGGGCTTCGCCGCCGGCGCGGTCAAGGGCTGA
- a CDS encoding peptidyl-tRNA hydrolase produces MSSDRTTASVSGAQDSPFRHERTDRDEAPQFVLPLVVRIERNEPPGRTDALETAARAVLVMLSDERSLGDGEWAQAMRDWQDARIRKVVRRARGAEWRRAEALPGLTVTGTSAEVRVFPPVPLDGWPKDLARLQVSGTDLDDLEPPVAADPATPVLWLNPGLDMTAGKAMAQAGHGAQLAWWELSDKDRKAWREAGFPLAVRTADPARWPGLTTSGLPLVRDAGFTEIAPGETVVADGGGRFSLLAR; encoded by the coding sequence GTGAGCAGTGATCGGACGACCGCCTCCGTTTCCGGAGCGCAGGACAGCCCCTTTCGGCACGAGCGGACCGACCGCGACGAGGCACCGCAGTTCGTGCTGCCCCTGGTCGTGCGCATCGAGCGGAACGAACCGCCGGGGCGTACGGACGCGCTGGAGACCGCGGCCCGTGCCGTGCTGGTGATGCTCAGCGACGAGCGGTCGCTGGGGGACGGGGAGTGGGCGCAGGCGATGCGGGACTGGCAGGACGCCCGGATCCGCAAGGTCGTCCGGCGGGCGCGCGGCGCCGAGTGGCGGCGGGCCGAGGCGCTGCCCGGCCTCACGGTGACCGGCACGTCGGCCGAGGTCCGGGTCTTCCCGCCGGTCCCGCTCGACGGCTGGCCCAAGGACCTGGCACGCCTCCAGGTCTCCGGCACGGACCTGGACGACCTGGAGCCGCCGGTGGCCGCCGACCCGGCCACGCCCGTGCTCTGGCTGAACCCGGGTCTGGACATGACGGCCGGCAAGGCGATGGCCCAGGCGGGCCACGGCGCCCAACTGGCCTGGTGGGAACTGTCGGACAAGGACCGCAAGGCCTGGCGCGAGGCGGGCTTCCCGCTCGCCGTCCGCACCGCCGACCCCGCCCGCTGGCCCGGACTCACCACCAGCGGCCTGCCACTGGTCCGCGACGCGGGCTTCACGGAGATCGCGCCCGGGGAGACGGTTGTGGCCGACGGGGGCGGTCGCTTCAGCCTTCTCGCACGCTGA
- a CDS encoding beta-N-acetylhexosaminidase, translating to MPAHRPIPALVPRPTEAAFRSGHFTLDRGTALHVDSGAEPAADLLRTLLAPATGLPLPSSPDGRFALVLDPGLGGYGEEGYGLTVNPQAVLLRAAHVTGLLRGIQTIRQLLPLEALSETPQRGTRWLLPCADITDVPRQRWRGAMLDVARHFQPVSYLRRYVDVLALHKINVFHLHLTDDQGWRMPVSACPKLTEIGGHRAESQTGPAGSDAFDGTPHGGSYTRAELADLVRYAAARGVTVMPEIEMPGHVRAALAAYPGLGNDPERSLDVWTRWGVCDTVLGVHDEVLDFCRTVLDEVMDVFPSPYIHLGGEECPTAEWTNSAAARGRAAAEGLPHPEALRGWFLGQIGDHLVRRGRRPVGWAETGIELPPDFTVMTWRDSAHTLTAARRGHSVISAYHRATYLDYAQSDDPHEPPAQPGPVVDLRAVHAHDPVPEDADAEAAGRVLGTQAQLWTEFVTTPAHIEYLTYPRLCALADRGWSGATDWADFRSRLDRHTARLDALGVQRHP from the coding sequence GTGCCCGCACACCGGCCCATACCCGCCCTCGTACCCCGCCCCACCGAGGCCGCGTTCCGGTCCGGCCACTTCACGCTCGACCGCGGCACCGCACTGCACGTCGACTCGGGCGCCGAACCGGCCGCGGACCTGCTGCGGACCCTGCTCGCCCCCGCCACCGGGCTGCCCCTGCCCTCGTCCCCGGACGGCCGGTTCGCCCTGGTGCTCGACCCCGGGCTCGGCGGCTACGGCGAGGAAGGGTACGGGCTCACCGTCAACCCGCAGGCCGTGCTGCTGCGCGCCGCTCACGTCACCGGCCTGCTGCGCGGCATCCAGACGATCCGTCAACTCCTCCCCCTCGAAGCCCTGTCGGAGACCCCGCAGCGCGGTACGCGGTGGCTGCTGCCGTGCGCCGACATCACCGACGTCCCGCGCCAGCGCTGGCGCGGCGCGATGCTGGACGTGGCACGCCACTTCCAGCCCGTCTCCTACCTGCGCCGGTACGTCGACGTGCTGGCCCTGCACAAGATCAACGTGTTCCATCTGCATCTCACCGACGACCAGGGCTGGCGCATGCCGGTCTCCGCCTGTCCCAAGCTCACCGAGATCGGCGGTCACCGCGCCGAGTCCCAGACAGGCCCGGCCGGCAGCGACGCGTTCGACGGCACCCCGCACGGCGGGTCGTACACACGGGCCGAACTCGCCGACCTGGTCAGGTACGCCGCGGCGCGCGGCGTCACCGTCATGCCGGAGATCGAGATGCCCGGGCACGTACGCGCCGCCCTCGCCGCCTACCCAGGACTGGGCAACGACCCGGAGCGCAGCCTCGACGTCTGGACGCGTTGGGGCGTGTGCGACACCGTCCTCGGGGTCCACGACGAGGTCCTCGACTTCTGCCGCACCGTCCTCGACGAGGTCATGGACGTCTTCCCGTCGCCGTACATCCACCTCGGCGGCGAGGAGTGCCCCACCGCCGAGTGGACGAACAGCGCCGCCGCACGCGGACGGGCGGCGGCGGAGGGACTGCCCCACCCCGAGGCCCTGCGCGGCTGGTTCCTCGGACAGATCGGCGACCATCTCGTCCGGCGCGGGCGCCGCCCGGTCGGCTGGGCCGAGACCGGCATCGAACTGCCCCCCGACTTCACCGTGATGACCTGGCGCGACTCGGCCCACACCCTGACGGCGGCCCGCCGCGGCCACTCCGTGATCAGCGCGTACCACCGCGCCACCTACCTCGACTACGCCCAGTCCGACGACCCCCACGAGCCGCCGGCCCAGCCCGGACCCGTCGTCGATCTGCGCGCCGTCCACGCCCACGATCCCGTACCCGAGGACGCGGACGCCGAGGCGGCCGGGCGGGTGCTCGGCACCCAGGCCCAGCTGTGGACCGAGTTCGTCACCACCCCCGCCCACATCGAGTACCTCACCTACCCGCGGCTGTGCGCCCTCGCCGACCGCGGCTGGAGCGGCGCGACCGACTGGGCCGACTTCCGCTCCCGCCTCGACCGGCACACGGCCCGGCTCGACGCGCTGGGCGTCCAGCGCCACCCCTGA